The genomic DNA GCACCCTTCATGCCATGCCCTCTACGCATGAAAATTTTCGGTTAAGAATTCTATCATCATTTATCAAGAAAGAGATAATCTCTAATTTTGTTATTGCAAATGGAGGAATTTCATCTAAAATATCTCGAACAAAAGGCTATTACATGGAGATAAAGGAAGAGAAAAACAAGATTGTGAGAAGACATTTCCTTGACTACCTTCTTGGAATCGGTATTTTCGCCACAATTTTCTCTGCTCTCTACCCTATCATTAAATTTGTCTTTCCTCCGGAGCAGGCCGAAGCTATCCAGAACAATGTCGTCGCTGGCAAGGTTGGTGAACTTCCGCTTAATTCCGGGAAGATCTTCCGGTTCGGCAATGACCCAGCTATTCTCATCAACACGTCGGCAGGCGAGCTAAAAGCTTTCTCTGCCCGATGCACGCATCTCGATTGCACCGTCCAGTACAGAAACGACCTGAAATATATCTGGTGCGCCTGCCACAACGGGCATTACGACCTAACGGGAAAGAACATCGCCGGTCCGCCTCCAAGACCTCTTGAAGAATATCTGGTTACAATAAGAGCAGATGAGATCGTTGTTTCCAAGAAAGGGTAACATGCGATCTTCATTAAAAGGCTTTTAAGATATCGGGTTGATAAATACAGTTAATTAGCACAAAAGAGCCCAGAATCATAAGGATGGAAAAACTGAAAGTCATGTTTGAGTGGGTGAGCGAGGGATTGAGGCTCCCCGATATAATGGAGTTTCTGCGGCACAAGAAGGTCCCCGTACATCGCTATGCAATCTGCTATTATTTCGGCGGGATGACCTTGTTCCTCTTCCTCATTCAGGTCATCACGGGAATTCTTCTTCTGCTTTACTACCGCCCATCGCCCGAATCCGCTTTCGAGAGCGTCCAGTTCATCATGACGAAAGTCTCCTTCGGGTGGCTCATCCGTTCGATCCACGGATGGTGCGCCAACCTGATGGTCTTCATGGCCTTCGTCCACATGCTCACCGTCTTCCTGATGAAGGCTTACCGTCCACCAAGAGAATTCACCTGGCTCTCCGGGATTTTTCTCTTCTTCCTCACGCTGACCTTCGGTTTCTCCGGCTATCTGCTCCCATGGAACGAACTCTCGTTCTTCGCCACCAAGGTCGGAACCGACATCGTCAGCCAGGTTCCCTTCATCGGCCACCAGTTGCTGGTCCTTCTGAGGGGTGGAGAACATGTAACTGGCGCGACGCTGACAAGATTCTTCGGAATCCATGTTGCCATTCTTCCACTCATCACGACTTTCTTCCTTGTCGTCCATCTTGCCCTGGTTCAGATCCATGGAATGAGCACCCCGATCACAATCCTGGATAAATTCAAGGGGAAGATGAAGGAGATGACCTTCTGGCCTGATTTCCTGATGAGAGACGTCCTGGGGTGGTTCGTCATGCTCGGCATCATCGCAGCTCTCGCCTCGCTGTATCCATGGGAGCTCGGTGAGAAGGCCGATCCCTTTGCTCCTGCTCCAGCAGGGATCAGACCAGAATGGTACTTCATGTTCATGTTCCAGACTCTCAAGTATGTCCCGGCGAAGATAGCAGGACTGGAAGGCGAGATGGTCGCTGTCCTGTCGTTCGGATTCGTCGCGCTCTTCTGGATGGTTGTCCCCTTCCTCGATCGATGGGCATGGAAGGAGCAGCGAAGTCCGATTTTCACAATCATCGGCTATCTCGGTATCGTTTATATGTTGATATTCACGGTCCTTGGTTATCTCAAGTGAGCTTGAAATGAAGAACATTGGATTCTTTGCTATCTCGATGCGATTAAAACTTCTTGTCACCGCGGTTTTTATTTCCGCTGCAGTTACTGTTTCTGCGCCAGATTCTTCAAACAGTCTGATCTTCGCACAGAAGTTCAGTAATTGCATCGAGTGTCACAGGGATCTGGGCGGCGAGCTTTCAGCTCCTGTCGATGCTATAAAGAAAGATATTCATTTCCAGTATGGTCTATCCTGTGCTGATTGCCATGGCGGGAACCCCGACATCAAGACCGATGACTACGAAGTCGCCATGGATAAGAATAAGGGGTTCAAGGGAAAACCAGCACCCCAGGAGATCCCAGAATTCTGTGGAAAGTGTCATGCCAGTGCTTCCTACATGAAGAAGTTCGATCCCAATCTACAGACCGACCAGCTTGAACAGTACAGGACGAGTCAGCATGGTCTCCTGCTCGGAAAAGGTGACAGGAAGGTAGCCACCTGCATCTCCTGCCACGGAGTCCACGGGATAGTCGGCGCGAAAGATCCTCTGTCACCGGTCTTCCCGTCAAACATCGTGGAGACATGCGGGAAATGCCATTCCAGCAAGGAGTACATGGCAGGGTACAGCATCCCGACCGATCAGTACGAGAAATACAGGAAGAGCGTCCACGGCAGGGCTCTTTATGAGAAGGGGGACATTTCCGCCCCGACCTGCAACGATTGTCATGGAAACCATGGACCGATGCCTCCCGGGGTGGAATCGATCGGGAACATCTGTGGCCACTGCCACCTTGCCAACTGGGAGATGTTCATCAAGAGTCCTCACAAAGAGGCCTACGATGCCACCAACATTCCCGAATGCGAGATTTGCCACGGGAACCACGAGATATTGACTCCTGACGATGAAATGGTGGGAACCTCAGGAAAGAGTCTCTGCATTACCTGCCATTCACCCGAGAGCAAGGGATACAGGGCGGCAGGCGATATAAGAAACCTGATCGATTCTCTCAAGAACAGCGTCTCCGAAGCGGAAGCGGTGGTCAAGAAAGCTGCTTCCTCCGGAATGGAGGTCGGAGATGCAATGTTCTCCATCGATGAAGCAGAGCACCAGCTCACGCATGCAAGGGCTCTTGTTCATACCTTCAGCGTCGAGAAGATCGAGAAATCAATAGACGAAGGGGTCTCTTCAGCACAGAAGGGGCTTAAAGGGGGCAGAGAAGCACTCGCCGAACTCCAGTTCAGACGGAAGGGGCTTGCCATTTCCCTTTTCTTCATCGCCATCGTTGCTGTCATCCTCTACCTCAAGATTCGCCACCGCAGCAAAGTGCAATCGGCATCATCTTAGAGATCTACAATCCCTCATAGAAAACAGGTGGATCGTTCGACACTCAACAATCTTCTTCAATGGAGTCCAAGAGATGGAGATTAAAGGAAAGAACATCCTGTTGATGGGGTTGCCCGGGGTCGGAAAGACTACTGTCATCGAGAAGGTCGTCGAACGGTTGAAGGGCAAAGGGATCGTCTCGGGTTTCTACACCTCCGAGATCAGAGAAGCGGGAAGCCGTAGTGGTTTCAAGATCAGGACGATCGATGGGAAGGAAGGGGTTCTCTCTCATATCAATATCAGAAGTCGTGCGCGTGTCGGCCGATACTGCGTGGATGTCAGAGGTTTCGAGGAGCTTGTCCTTCCCCTTCTCAACGGCAATCTGAAAGCCAAGAAACTCATTGTCATCGATGAGATCGGGAAAATGGAATGTCTCTCAAAGCTGTTCTGCGAGGCGGTCACAAGAGCCCTCGACTCGGTCATTCCTGTCCTGGCAACCATCGCCCTCAAAGGAGGCGGCTTCATTCAGGAAGTTAAATCCCGTCCCGACGTCACCATAATCGAAGTCACCAGGGAAAACAGGAATTCCCTTCCCGATATCTTAGTGTCTCACTTGTCCAGCTCTACCTTCTAAGATCCGGTCATCCTTTATCCCTTTACATCTTGCGGCTTTTCTGGAGGATGTCTTTCAGATTGGTGATGGTTCTTTCCTTCTGTTTGTCGCTGAAGGCAAGGATCAGCTGTAGGGCTTCTCCGATGTGGGGGATGTATCTCTCGATGTAAGAACGCTTTTTGTGTTCCTCCTGGACTCGGATGTGCCTCTTTATGTGGGCCGACAGGCGTCTGCCACACTCCTGAAGCGCAAGCCTGGTCTCCCTGATGATCTCTGGATAATGCGCGATTGCCTCCTTGCTCTCCGATGTGAATGGAACCCAGACCGAAGCGATGTGGACGAAGAGTGCCACTGGGCCGACTGGCAGCGACCCTTTCGGTTGCTGGAGTCCGTAGTGCTTCCAATCAGTCG from Acidobacteriota bacterium includes the following:
- a CDS encoding Rieske 2Fe-2S domain-containing protein, producing MEIKEEKNKIVRRHFLDYLLGIGIFATIFSALYPIIKFVFPPEQAEAIQNNVVAGKVGELPLNSGKIFRFGNDPAILINTSAGELKAFSARCTHLDCTVQYRNDLKYIWCACHNGHYDLTGKNIAGPPPRPLEEYLVTIRADEIVVSKKG
- a CDS encoding cytochrome bc complex cytochrome b subunit produces the protein MEKLKVMFEWVSEGLRLPDIMEFLRHKKVPVHRYAICYYFGGMTLFLFLIQVITGILLLLYYRPSPESAFESVQFIMTKVSFGWLIRSIHGWCANLMVFMAFVHMLTVFLMKAYRPPREFTWLSGIFLFFLTLTFGFSGYLLPWNELSFFATKVGTDIVSQVPFIGHQLLVLLRGGEHVTGATLTRFFGIHVAILPLITTFFLVVHLALVQIHGMSTPITILDKFKGKMKEMTFWPDFLMRDVLGWFVMLGIIAALASLYPWELGEKADPFAPAPAGIRPEWYFMFMFQTLKYVPAKIAGLEGEMVAVLSFGFVALFWMVVPFLDRWAWKEQRSPIFTIIGYLGIVYMLIFTVLGYLK
- a CDS encoding cytochrome c3 family protein; the protein is MKNIGFFAISMRLKLLVTAVFISAAVTVSAPDSSNSLIFAQKFSNCIECHRDLGGELSAPVDAIKKDIHFQYGLSCADCHGGNPDIKTDDYEVAMDKNKGFKGKPAPQEIPEFCGKCHASASYMKKFDPNLQTDQLEQYRTSQHGLLLGKGDRKVATCISCHGVHGIVGAKDPLSPVFPSNIVETCGKCHSSKEYMAGYSIPTDQYEKYRKSVHGRALYEKGDISAPTCNDCHGNHGPMPPGVESIGNICGHCHLANWEMFIKSPHKEAYDATNIPECEICHGNHEILTPDDEMVGTSGKSLCITCHSPESKGYRAAGDIRNLIDSLKNSVSEAEAVVKKAASSGMEVGDAMFSIDEAEHQLTHARALVHTFSVEKIEKSIDEGVSSAQKGLKGGREALAELQFRRKGLAISLFFIAIVAVILYLKIRHRSKVQSASS
- a CDS encoding NTPase — encoded protein: MEIKGKNILLMGLPGVGKTTVIEKVVERLKGKGIVSGFYTSEIREAGSRSGFKIRTIDGKEGVLSHINIRSRARVGRYCVDVRGFEELVLPLLNGNLKAKKLIVIDEIGKMECLSKLFCEAVTRALDSVIPVLATIALKGGGFIQEVKSRPDVTIIEVTRENRNSLPDILVSHLSSSTF